Within the Stenotrophomonas sp. 610A2 genome, the region GCCGCCATCCACGCGCTGCGCCCCTTTGCGGATGCCCAGGTCATCAATCGGCAGGATGTCGGGCCGACCCAGACGGAACATCAACATCATTTCCACGGTCCAGCGACCGATACCGCGCACCGCTACCAGGGCATCGACGATGGCCTGATGATCCATCACCGACATCTGCCGCAGGCTCGGCAACTCACCCGCGCTTTCGCGGCGGGCAAGGTCGCGCAAGGCCAAGGCCTTGTTGCCGGATACGCCGCAGGCACGCAGCCCTGAATCATCGATCAGTTCAAGACTGGCTGCATGCAGGCGCTTGCTACCGATTGCAGTCTCCACCCGTCCAACTATGGTCGACGCGGCCTTGCCACTGAGCTGCTGGAACAGGATTGCCCGCGCCAGCGCATCGACCGGATCAAACGAGCGCGCCCAGCCTTGCGGCGGCGGCAACGGACCAACGCGACGCATCCAGCTGGCCAGCCGCTTGTCCACCCGTTGCAGGTGCGCGTGCGCGGCATCGATATCGAAGCCGCGGCGATAGCGCGGCATGACTCAACGCCGCAGGGCACTGAGTGCAAGCAGCACCCAACCGCCCATCAAGCTCATGCCGCCGGCCGGCGCCAGCGTCGTCGGCCACTGCATCAGCACATTGCCGACCAGGCTGCCGGAGAACAACAAGGTACCCAGCAGCAGCACATACAGCGCACAACGCCCCAGCGTATTTACCGAGGATGCCCCGAGCCCGACCAGCACCACGCCATGCCCGAACGCATACAGCGCTGCGGTGTTCAGATGCGACTGCGCCAATGCCTCGCTCACGCCGTGCGAGGCGTAGGCCGACAGACCAACCGCAGCCGCGGCCAACAGGCCACCACAGAACGCGAGAAACGAAGGCTTACGCGTCCGCCGTTCCACTCCCAACATGTCGCTCTCCAATCAGTCCTGCAAACGCTGTCCATAAAAAAAACGCGCCGCTGGAAGCGGCGCGTTTTCTTCGATCAGATCATCATCAACAACCGATGATTACTTGACCGCCCAGTAGAGGTCGTAGGAACCATCGGTGGTGAAGGCCTTGGCCACACCACCCTTCCACGACTCATACGGACGATCGACAACTTCGTTACCGGTGGTGGTAGCCCATGCACGCAGGCCGTTACGGGCCAGGTCCAGGCCAGCCATGTGGCCGGTGTAGGAAGCAAATGCCGAACGGTGGGCCGGAGCATGCACGTAGGTCACCGGGTTGCCCGCGGGGATCTTGACGCTCAGCTCGGCGGCATCACCGGCAGCAACCGGTGCGGCAGCAACGGCCGGAGCAGCAGCTTCGCCGTCCTTCTTGTCGGCAGCCGGAGCAGCAGCGCTGCCCTTGCGAACCGGCAGAGCCACGTCGAAGGCGTACTTTTCAGCACCAAAATCGGTGGTGACGATGCGGACCGGACCAGCAGCAACCAGGCCATTGGCATCCATCGCACGCTTGATCCACTCCATGTTGTCGTCAATCGACTTCTGGATGGCATCGTTGTTGCGATCGATGTTACCGGCGTTGACCACCAGCAGGTTCTCAGCCGGCACCTGGATGACCTTCAGGTCGACCAGCGGTGCTTCGGCAGCGGCGTAGTCAACGTTCGGCACCGAGGCCAGCATGTTGGCCATGCGCGACAGACCCAGCTTCAGGTCGTCACCGATGTGGCGGCTGACGTACAGGCCGGCATAACGACCAAACAGGTCGAAACCGTACTTGACGCTGTAGTCCTGGGTGATCTTGACGTTGCGGTCGTTCTTGCCGGTCGGCTCGAGCGTGAACGAGGTCACCTTGTCGGTACCGCGGGTCGGGTCTTCGATGGCAATCACGACGCGCTTGTTCTTCTCGCTATCGGTGATTTCCCAGCTGCCCTGGCCCATGTCTTTGGAGGAATAGTCCATGCGGGCGCCCTTGCCGGCGTCCGGGCCGCTGAACTTCAGCTCCACGGCCTTGTCGCGCAGCACAAGCGGATTCCAATCCTTGAAGCGACGCAGGCTGTTGACCGTGTCATACACGATCGTCATCTTGCGGTTGGTTTCGATGCTTTCGGTAATGTGGCGCTCGCCCGGCAGACACACGCCAATGAGGACAAACAGGCCAGCCACGATCCCCAAGGCGATCAGGAACTCGATAATACGGGTCATTCAGGAGTCTCCGGGGCCGATCCCACGGCCGGGTTGATTGAAGCGAAGCCCCCATCCTATCAGGCTTTTCGCAGGTTGTTCACCACATTTGGCATACCGGTTTCCATTACCAGAATGCGCTATCTCATCGATGGACTGCAGGGTAGCGTATCAACCACCAACCCTGCGCGCCTTCACCCGATAGCTGGGGCTGTATTTCGCCGTAGCCGGGCTATTTTCCACCGTCCAAGGTGTCCAGCACCAGTACTGCAGGCAACTTTTCGCGCATCGCCCGCCGCACGGGCGTGACCTGCGGAGCCGTATTCATGCGGACCGGGATGCGCCACAGCATGCGACTCAGACCAGTTGCAGCTCAAAGGCCTTGAGCACGGCACGGGTACGGTCGCGCACGCCCAGCTTGGAAAGGATGTTGGAAACGTGGTTCTTGATGGTGCCCTCGGCCACGCCCAGGGAGTTGGCGATCTCCTTGTTGGAGAAGCCGCTCGCCATCAGCCGCAGGATCTCGGTCTCGCGGTCGGTCAACGGGTCCGGCCGGTCCAGGCTGACGAACTCGTTGCGCATATGCTCCAGCCCGGACAGCAGGCGCTGGGTCACCGCCGGCTGCACCAGCGAGCCACCGTTGGCCACGGTACGGATGGCGCCCACCAGCTGTTCCAGGGTCACATCCTTGAGCAGATAGCCCTTGGCACCGGCCTTGAGCCCGGCCAATACCAGTTGGTCATCATCGAAGGTAGTCAGGATGATCGACGGCGGCAGCGTGCCGGCGCGGCTCAGCGTCTGCAGCGCTTCCAGCCCGGACATCACCGGCATGCGCATGTCCATCAGCACCACATCCGGCTGCACCTGCGGAATCATCTCCACCGCCTGGCGGCCGTCGATGGCCTCGGCCACCACTTCAATGCCGTCATCCAGCGCCAGCAGCGAACGGATGCCCTGCCGGACCAGGGTTTGGTCGTCGACCAGACAGACACGGATCATCAATTCACTCCTTGCGGCCCCGAGGCCAACATCATATTGGTAACCAGTGGCAGGCTGGCGCGAAGCCGGAAGCCCTCACCGCTCCGTGCCGACACATCCAGCACACCCCCATACTGCGCCAACCGCTCGCGCATGCCACGCAGGCCGTTGCCCGGCATTATTTCCTCGAAATCACCGCCGATGCCGTCATCGTGCGCGCTGATGACCACCTGCGCCGCATCCCGCTCCACGTTGATCCACAAATTACGGGCGCCGGCATGGCGCACCGCATTGGTGATGATCTCCTGCGTACAGCGCAGCAACACATGGGCACGCTCAGGGTCTTCGACACTGAACGGGTCGTCGATCTGCAGGTGGATATCCAGCGAAGGCACCCGTTCGGTCAATGGCCGCAGGGCAGCCGCCAGATCGATCGCCCCGCTCTCGCGCAGCTGGCTGACCGCCTCGCGCACGTCGGTCAGCAGCAGCTTTGCCAGGGTATGCGCCTGCCGCACATGCTCCTGCGCCTGGCCCTCGGTGATATGCCCTGCCACTTCCAGGTTCAGGCTCAGCGCCGTCAGGTGATGACCCAACAGGTCATGCAGTTCGCGGGAAATACGGGTGCGCTCGTTGACCCGGGCGCTCTCGGCCAGCAGCAGGCGGGTGGCGCGCAGTTCGGCGTTCAAGCGCCGCTGCTCCTCCCGCGCCTGGGTCTGCTGCCGGGCCACCAGGCTCGTGACAAAGATGAACATCGAGAAACCGCCGTACAGCAGCGACTGCAGCAGCGCCTCGAACAGGGGCAGGCCCAGGATCAGGTTATAGACCGGCAACACCGCCAACTGGCTCAGCACCAGCCAGATCACGCCCACCCAGCGGCTCAGCAGCCACGGGATGACCCCGGCCGCGACCATCATCAGGATGCTGCCCAGGCCGGTGGCCGACAGATAGCTGACCACCAGCGCCGAAACCGTCAGCAGCAGCAGCGCCAGCCGGTCGTACCAGCTGGTGTGGCCGGCGGCATTGAGCCCACGGGTCAGCCAGAAGTAGCAGCCGCCGAAGGTCAGGTAGGCCACGAACAGCCAGATCGCCTCGCCGGCGGCCGGCTGCAGCACGCCCTCCTCCGGTGCGTACTGGGTATAGACCAGGGGCAGGCTGACCAGGGCCCAGGTAAACAGGCCGGCCAGGCGGAGGACTCGGGTGTGGCTGAGGTATCCCAACATCCGTGCATGGTAAGGACCCGGCAGCCCCGGCGCCCTCCCTCGGAAGTCATGCATGGCAAGCATCGCGTGCGGCTCGCCGGGCTCGTGCCACCCATGCGATAATCGCGCCACAGCCCACTGGGCCGACCGCGATACCCCACGGAGTCACAATGTCGATTGTTATCCGCGACGTGCGCGAGCACGAGCTCGATTCCGTCCTGGCACTGAACAACAACGCTGGTCTTGCGATTCTTCCGCTGGATGCAGCCAAGCTCCGCCGTTTCTATGAAACCGCCGAATACTTCCGGGTTGCCGAACGCGACGGCAACATGGCCGGTTTTCTGGTCGGCTACGGCAGCAACAGTGCCCATGACAGCTGCAATTTCGCCTGGTTCCAGCAGCGCTACCCCAGCTTTTTCTACATCGACCGCATCGTGGTGGCCAGCCGCCGCCGTGGCGGTGGTGTCGGCCGCGCGTTCTATGCCGATGCCCAGAGTTACGCTGAGCTGCGCTACCCGCAGATGGCCTGCGAGGTCTTCCTCGACCACGGCGCAGATGCTGCCCTGCTGTTCCATGGCAGCTTCGGCTTCCGCGAGGTCGGCCAGAACACCATGCCCTCGGTCGATGTGCGGGCCAGCATGCTGCTCAAGGATCTGTGCAGCTACGAGTGGGTAAAAGAGACCTATGGCGACAACCTGCCCGACCTTCCGTGGGTAGGCAACACACGCCGGCTGCTGCAACAGCGGCCGACCGGAACCTAAGATGGCAGTGAATTTGGATTACGAACAGGCTGGTGAACTGAAAATCGGGCAGGTAGGCATCGCCAACCTGCGCATCCGCACCCTCGACGTGGAGCGCCTTGCCCAGGAAATGCGCGAGCGCGTTGCACGTGCACCCAAGTTGTTTGGCCGCGCAGCGGTGATCCTGGACTTCGGCGGTTTGAGCCAACTGCCGGACCTGGCCACTGCACAAAGCCTGGTCAATGGCCTGCGCGACGCCGGTGTACTGCCGGTCGCCCTGGCCTACGGCAGCAGCGAAACAGAGACCCTGTCGCAGCAGCTTGGCCTGCCGGTACTGGCCAAGTTCCGTGCCCAGTACGAACCCGTCGAAGCCGAACCGGCGCCGGCCGCCGCCCCCACCGCCAAGCAAGGCAAGCGCGCCGCCGCCGCGACGGCAACCCCTGCTGCACAGCCCGCTGATGGCGCTGCACCACAGCCCGGCAAGATGCAGCTGACCACGGTGCGCTCGGGCCAGCAGCTGTACGCCGAGAACTGCGACCTGACCGTACTCTCAACGGTTGGTGCCGGCGCCGAGGTCATCGCCGACGGCAGCATCCATATCTACGGTACGCTGCGTGGCCGCGCATTGGCCGGAGCCCAGGGCAATACCAGCGCACGCATTTTCTGTCGCGACTTCCACGCTGAACTGGTCGCGATTGCAGGACGGTATAAGGTACTGGACGATATTCCGGACAATCTGCGCGGCAAGGCCGTGCAGGTATGGCTGGAACAGGACCAGATCATGATTGCTGCGCTGGATTGACGCAGCTCACAACGACATTCAGGAGAGATCCTTTGGCTGAAATCATCGTAGTCACCTCCGGCAAGGGCGGCGTCGGCAAGACCACCTCCAGTGCCAGCATCGCCTGCGGCATCGCGCGGCGCGGCAAGAAAGTTGCCGTCATCGACTTCGACGTCGGCCTGCGCAACCTTGACCTGATCATGGGCTGCGAGCGCCGCGTGGTATACGACTTCGTCAACGTCGTCCACGGTGAGGCCACGCTGAAGCAGGCACTGATCAAGGACAAGCGCTTCGACAACCTGTACGTGCTGGCCGCCTCGCAGACCCGCGACAAGGACGCACTGAACAAGGAAGGCGTGGAAAAGGTCCTCAAGGACCTGGCCGCCGACGGTTTCGACTACATCATCTGTGACTCCCCGGCCGGCATCGAGAAGGGTGCGTTCCTGGCGATGTACTTCGCCGACCGCGCCGTTGTCGTGGTCAATCCGGAAGTCTCTTCGGTACGCGACTCGGACCGCATCATCGGCCTGCTCGACTCCAAGACCGCCAACGCCGAAGCCGGCAAGGCCGTGCCGGCCTACCTGCTGCTGACCCGTTACAGCCCGGTCCGCGTCGAAAGCGGCGAGATGCTGAGCATCACCGACGTGGAAGAAGTGCTGGGGCTCAAGGCCATCGGCGTCATTCCCGAATCCGGCGACGTGCTCAACGCCTCCAACAAGGGCGAGCCGGTCATCCTGGATGCCGAGTCGCCGGCCGGCCAGGCCTACGAAGACGCCGTTGGCCGCATCCTGGGTGAAGAGCGCCCGATGCGTTTCACCACCGTGGAGAAGAAGGGCTTCTTCAGCAAGTTGTTTGGAGGATAAGCATGGGACTGCTCGACTTCCTGAGACAGAAGAAGACGACCGCCGAAACGGCGAAGAACCGCCTGCAGATCATCATCGCGCAGGAACGCAGCACCCGTGGTGGCCCGGACTACCTGCCGCTGCTGCAGCGCGAACTGCTGGAAGTGATCAAGAAGTACGTCAACATCGACGCCGACGCGGTCAAGGTGGACCTGGTCAAGGATGGCGCCAACGACGTGCTCGACATTTCCGTGGCCCTGCCCGACGACAAGTGATGACAGCCCGGCGGCCACGGCCGCCGGGACTCCAGTGCCCGTGAACGAACACCCTGCCAAGGAACCAACCCAGCCCGTGCTGTGCGTTGGCGATATCCAGTGGACCGACGCTGCGGACCTGCTCGCACGCCACGGCCTGCGCCTGAACCACGTCGCCGCCGGCGAGAAGATTCCCGGCAGCTACTGGGGCGAGCCCGAAGCCGGCATCATCGCCTGCGACGTCTACGTGCGCGACGACACGCCTGTGCATTCGATGCTGCACGAATCCTGCCACCTGATCGTGCTGCCGCCCGAGCGCCGTGCCCAGGTGCATACCGACGCCACCGACTCTGTCCCCGAGGAAGACGCCACCTGCTACCTGCAGATCGTGCTGGCCGGGCAACTGCCGGGCGTAGGCAGCGCGCGACTGATGGCCGACATGGACAGCTGGGGCTACACCTACCGGCTGGGCTCGACCCAGGCCTGGTTTGAGCAGGATGCCGAGGATGCCAAGCGTTGGCTGATAGAGCGCGAGTTGATAACACCGTGAGCCTGTAGTGCCGAGCCATGCTCGGCAGAAGCCTTCCCGGTAAAGCCACAGCGCAGCATGGCGGCGATCTACAGGTGAAGCGCTCCTAGCGTGGCCTGGAACTCCCCATATCCAGGGTCACCCGCGTACCCCGCTCCGGCTGCGAATGGATCTCCAGCTTCCAGCCCAGGTGATCGCACAAGCGTGCGATCAGGTCCAGGCCAATGCCTGCGCCTGGATAGCGCTCGCCCTTGCTCATGCGCGCATACACCTGCGCCACCTCCTCCGGACTCATGCCGTGGCCGGGATCTTCAATGGTCAGCACTGCATTGGCGGAAACGCCGACACGCACCACGCCGCGGTCACTGTTCTCGATGGCATTGCGCAGCAGATTGCCAACCGCCGCCTGCACCACCGCCAGCGGCGCGAGCACCTGACACGGCGCGGCTTCCACCAACACCAGCTCCAGTTCCTTGCCCTTGGCCAGGTAGCGATGGTCTTCGGCAATCTCCGGCAGCAACTCATCCAAGGCAACCAGCTCACTCATCGCCGACAGCTTGGCCGGGTCACGCGCAAGCACCAGCAGCAACTGGATCAACTGTTCCATGCCAGTCGATGTGCTGCGCACCCGCAGCAGTTGCTGGCGCGCCCTGTCCGGCAATCCCGGCTGCTCCAGCGCCAGTTCAGCGGCACCGGTGATCACCGCGATCGGCGTGCGCAGCTCGTGGCTGGCGGTACTGATGAACGCACGTTCGCGCTCGACGAAATGCTCGTTGCGCTGCAGGTAATCGTTCAAGGCACCAGCAATCACTTCCAGCTCGGTACTGCCGCGCTTGTCCACCAGCACACGTTGCCCGCGCCGCTCGGGGCTCAGCTTGGCAATATCCTGCGCAAGCACCGACAAGGGCCTTACCAGGCGGGTCATGCCAACCCAGGCCATCAGCAAGGTCACCAACAACAACGCCACACCCGCCAGCAGCGCCCAGCGGGTGATGAAGTGCTCAAGCTCGCCGAAATCGGAGATATCCAGCGCCAACACCACCCGACCAAAGTCACTGGTGTCACGCACCATCACCGCGGTCTGCTTGCCCTCCAGCAGCGGGCCATCATGCAAGCCGGGGTGCAGTTGAGTGAGGCTTTCAGGGATACCACCCGGCTCAACTGCCGTGTAGAACCGCAGCGTGTCCGAATCCTGCCAGTGGTAGGTGGGGTCGCTGCGCATCTGGCCGATGATGCTGTCCAGCTCGGTGTTCAACAGCGAACGCCACACCGCGTGCTCGGCATGTTCGTGCACATAGTTGGCGGCGCTGAACACCGCCAACGTGACCAGCGCGACATACAGCGCCAACCAGCCCAGCAGTTTGCGCCGCAGCGTGCGGCGTGTCATTGCGCGCTACCCGCCGCGGGTGCAGACAGACGATAGCCAACGCGCGGCAAGGTCTGCAGCAGCTTCTGCTCGAACGGGCCATCGACCGCGCGCCGCAGTTCGTAGATGTGTGAGCGCAGCATGTCGCCATCCGGTGGCTCATCGCCCCACAAGGCATATTCCAGCTGATCGCGGGTAACTGCCGCCGGGCTGGCACGCATCAACACCTCAAGCAGCTTGCGGCAGGCCGGGTACAGGTGCAGCACCTGCCCTGCGCGTTGGGCTTCAAAGGTGGACATGTCCAGCTGCAGGTCATGCACCTCCAGCACTTTGCGCTGGTTGCGCCCGTGGGTACGCGCCAGCACTGCTTCCAGCCGTACCTCAAGCTCCGGCAATGCGAACGGCTTGGTCAGGTAGTCGTCGGCGCCGGCGCGGAAGCCGGTGATCTTGTCCGGCAACTCGTCGCGGGCGGTGAGCATGATCACCGGCACTTCGGAGCGGAACTCCTCACGCAGCTTGCGCAACACCTCAGGGCCTTCCATGCGCGGCAGCATCCAGTCCAGCAGGATGGCGTCATAGCTCTGGGTGCCGGCCAGGTGCAGGCCGGTGATGCCGTCCGGGGCAACATCCAGGGTATGCCCGCGCGCTTCGAAGTAATCGAACAGGTTGGCGATCAGATTGCGATTGTCTTCGATGACCAGCAGCCGCATGCACGCAGGACCTTGCTGTCCCGGATTGGGACGCCTCCGGCGTATCCTAGCGCCGCCTTTGTCGGATTGCCGTCGGAATGCCATCCAGGCCAGCCCTACTGGCTTCGACGTGTTTCCAACATGGGCCACGTCATCATCCTGCCAGCCTTCGACACCGAGCCTTTCGTGCGCCCGAACCTGCCCCGCTCTTCCCGCAACACGCTGTGGTTTGCCATCCTGATCGTGCTGGTCATCGCCAGCCTGCTGGCCGGGCTTGGCATGCGCTCACCTCAGCCACCGGACGAACCCCGCTTCGTGCTGGCAGCGCGGCACATGGTGGAGACCGGGCAATGGCTGCTACCGCACCGCGGCAGCGAGCTGTATGCGGAAAAACCCGCAACCTTCATGTGGATCCAGGCGGCCACTTACAAAGTCATCGGCGACTGGAACCTGTCTTTCCTGGTGCCCTCGCTGCTGGCCGCCCTGCTCACCCTGTGGCTGACCTGGGACATGAGCCGGCGGCTATGGAACCGGCAGGTCGCCCGCTATGCCGTCGTTGGACTGTTCGTCTGCATCCAGTTCGGGCTGATGGCCAAGCGCGCGCAGATCGACATGGTGCTGGTCGGCATGACCACGCTGGCGCTATGGGGACTGGTACGCCATCTATTGCTCGGCCCGAACTGGTGGGCGCTGGCCCTGGCCGCGTTCGCCGCCGGTGCTGGCACCGTGACCAAGGGCGTTGGCTTCCTGCCCTTGCTGATGCTGCTGCCGTGGCTGGCCTGGCGCTGGCGCCACCCGCAGGCAGCAGGGCTCGGCCGCAGCTGGGGCTGGTGGCTGCTATTGCCCGCCTTCCTCGCCGGCACCGCGATCTGGCTTGGCCCCCTGGCCATCGCCCTGTTGCAGAACCCCGAGCCGCACCTGCAGTCCTATGCCAAGGAACTGTTGTTCAAGCAGACCGGTACCCGCTATGCCAATGCCTGGCATCACCACCAGCCGTTCTGGTACTACCTGCAGGTAATGGCGACGTTGTGGCTGCCGGGCAGCCTGTTGGCGCCCTGGTTGTTCCCTGCATGGTGGCGACGCTGCCGCCGCGCCGATCCGCGCTACCTCCTGCTGCTGGGCTGGGCGTTACTTGTGCTGCTGTTCTTCAGCGCCAGCCCGGGCAAGCGCGAGGTCTATATCCTGCCGATGCTACCGGCCCTGGCCATCGCCGCAGCGCCATTGCTGCCCGGCCTGCTGCGGCGCACCAGTGTGCGCTGGTTGCTGCTGATCTACGTGCTGGTGCTGGCCGTTGCCACCTTGGTGGTCGGCTACGGTGCCGTGCACGGCGATGGCTGGGCCCAGCGCAACGCCATCAAGCGCGCGATCGATCCATGGGTGCTGCCGCAGGTGGGCTGGTGGCTGATCGGCTTTGCCTCGGCTTCGTTGCTGCTGGTATTGGTGCTACGCCTGCGCCGCGCCGGGCTGGCGGTGGTGCTGAGCACCGTGCTGCTGTGGTCCATGTACGGGCTGGGGGCAATGCCTGCACTTGACCCCTATAGCTCCGCCTCGCTGGTGATGGACAAGGTGCGCGAGCGCATCGGCCCGGATGCGGAGCTGGGCATGGTTGCCTGGCGTGAACAGAACCTGCTGCAGACCCATCCGCAGGCCACCGATTTCGGCTTCAAACGTCCCGCCGCCGAGCAATGGGAAGACGCGGCGCGCTGGGTGACACAGGACCCGCAGCGACGCTGGCTGTTCGTCCTCGACCAGGCAATGACGCCGTGCGCGGACCGCAACCAGGTCATCGACATCGGCAGCGCCAACCGCAACAACTGGCAGTTGCTGCCCGGCACTGCCCTGCACGCCGACTGCGTTGCCAGGACACATGGCGTGGTCGCCGGCAGCGAGGGTGCGCTGGACAGCGACAGCGATTGACGCCGGTGCGCTGAACGGCACCTGTTGACGCATATGTGTTGAAACATCGAGCAGGAGTGGCTGTGCCGGAACCGGTGCAGTCGCTCCTGCTTTCTGCAGCACCAAGCGCTCGTCGGCTGCGAACCTGAAGCACCGACAAAATCACGACATCGCTCCGACCGGTCTCCGACACGCGCCGACACAGCATGGCCGCACCCAGTCTGATGGTGCCCCTGCTCCATGTCGCAGCAACCCACTTCCACCGCCCTGCTACCGGCTGCCGAACGCAGCCGCCTGAGCTTCGCCGGGCGCACCCTGCTGATCCCGCTACTGCTGCTCGTCGTCGGCAGCCTGCTGCTGATGGCCGGCAATGGTGACCAATGGCTCGCAGATCAGCTCTATCGCTGGGAAGGCAACCAATGGGCCTTCAAGAACGCGTGGTGGACCAGCCACCTGATCCACAAGGGCGGCCGCAACCTGACCTGGTTTGTCGCATTGCTGGTCGTGCTGGGTTTGATCCGCAGCGGCATGGATGCGCGCTGGCGCCCGTTGCGGCGTCCGCTGGCCTATCTGCTGTCGTCGGTGGCGCTGTCCACCAGCATCGTCGCGCTGCTGAAGTCCTGGACCCACATGGACTGCCCGTGGGACCTGGAGCGCTACGGCGGCCTGCGTCCGTTCATCGGCCTGTTCGAGCAGCGCCCGGTTGCGCTGGGCCATGCCGCCTGTTTCCCGGCCGGCCATGCCGGTTCCGGCTACGCCTGGGTCGCCTTGTTCTTCTTCATGTTGCAGGTACGCCCGCAATGGCGCTGGCCGGCGCTGAGCATCGCGCTGCTGGTCGGCATGGCGTTCGGCCTCGCCCAGCAGCTGCGCGGCGCCCATTTCGCCTCACATGACCTGTGGGCACTGGCGATCAGCTGGCTGGTCGCAACGGTGCTCTATCTGTGGATGTTCCCGTCATCTGCGGCGACCAACTCGCTGTCGCGCATCACACCCGTTGGAGAGCGCGCATGAGCGTTGTCGCCACTCGCCGTATTGCTTCCCCGCTGTCATGGTCACGCCTGCAGGAGTGGCGTCCGGAGATCAGCACTGAAGCCCTGATCCTGATCGCCAGCACGTTCTTCGCGCTGGTCTGCAACAACCTGTTCTGGCGCAGCGCGATTGCCACCAACCCGAACGGCGTGCTGTTCGCGGTGTCGTTGTTTGCCTTGCTGGTGAGCGTGCACGCCATCCTCTTCGGCCTGCTGATCTGGCGCTGGAACGCCAAGCTCGTGCTGACGGTGCTGTTCATCACCACCGCCTTCGCAACGCATTACATGAACAGCTACAACGTCTACCTGGACGCAGACATGCTGCGCAATGTCCTGGCTACCGACCACAAGGAGTCACGTGAGTTGATGACGCCGGCATTGCTGCTGCCGCTGATCGGCTACGGCCTGCTGCCAACCGCGCTGCTGTGGCGCGTCCGCCTGCGCAAGCGCAGCTGGAGCCGCACGCTGCTATGGCGCGTAGCCTTCCTGCTTGCCGTGATCGTCACTGGCGGCGCTGGCACCATGCTGTCGTTCCAGAACATCTCAGCGCTGATGCGCAATCACCGCGAAGTGCGCTATCTGGCCACGCCGGTCAACTACATCATCGCGCTGAAGCAGAACCTTGCCAGCTCCAGCCCGATGCAGAAGCAGCCCAAGCTGCCGTTGGGCACCGATGCCAAGGCCATGCCACGTGCGGCGGGCAGCAAGCCCCGACTGCTGGTGCTGGTGGTCGGCGAAACCGTGCGCGCACAGAACTGGGGCTTGAACGGTTATGCCCGCCAGACCACACCGGAGCTGGCACAGACCGGCGTGATCAACTTCCCGGACATGCATTCCTGCGGCACCAGCACCGAGGTATCACTGCCCTGCATGTTCTCGCCGTTCGGTCGCCACGATTACGACGAAAAGAAGATCCGCGGCCACCAGTCGCTGCTGCATGTGCTTGAGCATGCGGGCATCGCAACCCTATGGCGCGACAACCAGTCCGGCTGCAAGGGCGTATGCGAAGGTCTGGAAATCCAGCGTCTGGATGATGCGACCACGCTAGGACTATGCGCCGACGGCCGCTGCATGGATGAGATTCTTCTGCAAAACCTTGCCGATCAGGTTCGCGCCAAGCCTGGCGACCGTGTGGTCATCCTGCACCAGCTGGGCAACCACGGCCCGAGCTACTTCCAGCGTTACCCGGCGCAGTTCCGCCAGTTCGCACCAACCTGCGACACGGCAGACCTCGGCAAATGCAGCCGCGAGGACATCGTCAACAGTTATGACAATGCGATCCGCTACACCGATCATTTCCTGACCCGCACCATCGCCGCCCTGCGCGGGCTCGATGATTACGACACCGCGATGATCTACCTCTCCGATCACGGCGAATCATTGGGTGAAAAGGGCCTGTACCTGCACGGCGTGCCGTATGCGATCGCAC harbors:
- a CDS encoding DNA-3-methyladenine glycosylase family protein translates to MPRYRRGFDIDAAHAHLQRVDKRLASWMRRVGPLPPPQGWARSFDPVDALARAILFQQLSGKAASTIVGRVETAIGSKRLHAASLELIDDSGLRACGVSGNKALALRDLARRESAGELPSLRQMSVMDHQAIVDALVAVRGIGRWTVEMMLMFRLGRPDILPIDDLGIRKGAQRVDGGETMLTPKALTERGERWGPYRTWASLYLWRIADFSTDPKQKTNRSQD
- a CDS encoding DUF423 domain-containing protein; amino-acid sequence: MLGVERRTRKPSFLAFCGGLLAAAAVGLSAYASHGVSEALAQSHLNTAALYAFGHGVVLVGLGASSVNTLGRCALYVLLLGTLLFSGSLVGNVLMQWPTTLAPAGGMSLMGGWVLLALSALRR
- a CDS encoding polyketide cyclase, whose amino-acid sequence is MTRIIEFLIALGIVAGLFVLIGVCLPGERHITESIETNRKMTIVYDTVNSLRRFKDWNPLVLRDKAVELKFSGPDAGKGARMDYSSKDMGQGSWEITDSEKNKRVVIAIEDPTRGTDKVTSFTLEPTGKNDRNVKITQDYSVKYGFDLFGRYAGLYVSRHIGDDLKLGLSRMANMLASVPNVDYAAAEAPLVDLKVIQVPAENLLVVNAGNIDRNNDAIQKSIDDNMEWIKRAMDANGLVAAGPVRIVTTDFGAEKYAFDVALPVRKGSAAAPAADKKDGEAAAPAVAAAPVAAGDAAELSVKIPAGNPVTYVHAPAHRSAFASYTGHMAGLDLARNGLRAWATTTGNEVVDRPYESWKGGVAKAFTTDGSYDLYWAVK
- a CDS encoding response regulator encodes the protein MIRVCLVDDQTLVRQGIRSLLALDDGIEVVAEAIDGRQAVEMIPQVQPDVVLMDMRMPVMSGLEALQTLSRAGTLPPSIILTTFDDDQLVLAGLKAGAKGYLLKDVTLEQLVGAIRTVANGGSLVQPAVTQRLLSGLEHMRNEFVSLDRPDPLTDRETEILRLMASGFSNKEIANSLGVAEGTIKNHVSNILSKLGVRDRTRAVLKAFELQLV
- a CDS encoding sensor histidine kinase, whose translation is MLGYLSHTRVLRLAGLFTWALVSLPLVYTQYAPEEGVLQPAAGEAIWLFVAYLTFGGCYFWLTRGLNAAGHTSWYDRLALLLLTVSALVVSYLSATGLGSILMMVAAGVIPWLLSRWVGVIWLVLSQLAVLPVYNLILGLPLFEALLQSLLYGGFSMFIFVTSLVARQQTQAREEQRRLNAELRATRLLLAESARVNERTRISRELHDLLGHHLTALSLNLEVAGHITEGQAQEHVRQAHTLAKLLLTDVREAVSQLRESGAIDLAAALRPLTERVPSLDIHLQIDDPFSVEDPERAHVLLRCTQEIITNAVRHAGARNLWINVERDAAQVVISAHDDGIGGDFEEIMPGNGLRGMRERLAQYGGVLDVSARSGEGFRLRASLPLVTNMMLASGPQGVN
- a CDS encoding GNAT family N-acetyltransferase; amino-acid sequence: MSIVIRDVREHELDSVLALNNNAGLAILPLDAAKLRRFYETAEYFRVAERDGNMAGFLVGYGSNSAHDSCNFAWFQQRYPSFFYIDRIVVASRRRGGGVGRAFYADAQSYAELRYPQMACEVFLDHGADAALLFHGSFGFREVGQNTMPSVDVRASMLLKDLCSYEWVKETYGDNLPDLPWVGNTRRLLQQRPTGT
- the minC gene encoding septum site-determining protein MinC, which gives rise to MAVNLDYEQAGELKIGQVGIANLRIRTLDVERLAQEMRERVARAPKLFGRAAVILDFGGLSQLPDLATAQSLVNGLRDAGVLPVALAYGSSETETLSQQLGLPVLAKFRAQYEPVEAEPAPAAAPTAKQGKRAAAATATPAAQPADGAAPQPGKMQLTTVRSGQQLYAENCDLTVLSTVGAGAEVIADGSIHIYGTLRGRALAGAQGNTSARIFCRDFHAELVAIAGRYKVLDDIPDNLRGKAVQVWLEQDQIMIAALD